A genomic region of Pseudomonas sp. MPC6 contains the following coding sequences:
- the acpP gene encoding acyl carrier protein, with amino-acid sequence MSTIEERVKKIVAEQLGVKEEEVVNTASFVEDLGADSLDTVELVMALEEEFETEIPDEEAEKITTVQAAIDYVTSHQA; translated from the coding sequence ATGAGCACCATCGAAGAGCGCGTCAAGAAAATCGTTGCCGAGCAACTGGGCGTTAAAGAAGAAGAAGTGGTAAACACTGCTTCCTTCGTTGAAGACCTGGGTGCTGACTCCCTTGACACCGTTGAGCTGGTGATGGCTCTGGAAGAGGAATTCGAGACCGAAATCCCTGACGAAGAAGCCGAGAAGATCACTACTGTACAAGCTGCAATCGACTACGTTACCAGCCACCAGGCGTAA
- the rpmF gene encoding 50S ribosomal protein L32: protein MAVQQNKKSRSARDMRRSHDALTASTLSVEKTTGEIHLRHHVSPEGVYRGRKVIDKGADE from the coding sequence ATGGCTGTTCAGCAGAACAAAAAATCCCGCTCTGCCCGTGACATGCGTCGTTCGCACGACGCCCTGACGGCAAGCACTCTGTCTGTAGAAAAAACCACCGGTGAAATTCACCTGCGTCACCACGTATCGCCAGAAGGCGTATACCGTGGCCGTAAAGTGATCGACAAGGGCGCTGACGAGTAA
- the fabG gene encoding 3-oxoacyl-ACP reductase FabG, which yields MSLQGKVALVTGASRGIGQAIALELGRQGAIVVGTATSASGAERIAATLKENGIQGTGLELNVTSDESVAAVLASIQEQFGAPAILVNNAGITRDNLMMRMKDDEWHDVVDTNLNSLFRLSKGVLRGMTKARWGRIISIGSVVGAMGNAGQVNYAAAKAGLEGFSRALAREVGSRSITVNSVAPGFIDTDMTRELPEAQREALQTQIPLGRLGQAQEIASVVAFLASDGAAYVTGATIPVNGGMYMS from the coding sequence ATGAGTCTGCAAGGTAAAGTTGCACTGGTCACCGGTGCGAGCCGCGGTATCGGCCAGGCTATCGCCCTGGAGCTGGGTCGTCAGGGCGCCATCGTTGTCGGCACCGCGACCTCCGCGTCGGGGGCCGAGCGCATTGCCGCTACCCTGAAGGAAAACGGTATCCAGGGTACTGGCCTGGAACTCAATGTCACCAGCGATGAATCCGTCGCTGCTGTCCTGGCAAGCATTCAGGAACAGTTCGGTGCGCCGGCGATCCTGGTCAACAATGCCGGTATCACCCGCGATAATCTGATGATGCGGATGAAAGATGACGAATGGCATGACGTCGTCGATACCAACCTGAACAGTCTGTTCCGCCTGTCCAAGGGCGTTTTGCGCGGCATGACCAAGGCCCGTTGGGGACGAATTATCAGTATTGGTTCGGTTGTGGGTGCCATGGGCAACGCAGGCCAAGTAAACTACGCTGCGGCCAAGGCCGGTCTGGAAGGTTTCAGCCGTGCACTGGCGCGTGAAGTCGGCTCGCGTTCGATTACGGTAAACTCGGTGGCCCCAGGGTTCATCGACACCGATATGACCCGCGAACTGCCCGAGGCGCAGCGTGAAGCCTTGCAGACGCAGATTCCGCTGGGCCGTCTGGGACAAGCTCAAGAGATCGCGTCTGTGGTCGCTTTTCTTGCATCCGACGGTGCGGCTTACGTGACTGGGGCTACAATCCCGGTGAACGGCGGGATGTACATGAGTTAA
- a CDS encoding nucleoside triphosphate pyrophosphatase: MLPLLLASSSVYRRELLARLQLPFTCSSPDIDESHRLQESAIELVKRLAEAKARALADSHPAHLIIGSDQVAVLGERIIGKPHTFDKAREQLLAASGASVTFLTGLALLNSQTGACQVDCVPFTVHMRTLDIARIERYLHAEQPYDCAGSFKAEGLGVSLFQSTEGPDATSLIGLPLIRLIDMLLAEGVQIP; encoded by the coding sequence ATGCTGCCTTTATTACTCGCTTCAAGCTCGGTTTATCGCCGAGAGTTGCTGGCCCGCCTGCAGCTGCCGTTTACCTGCAGCTCGCCGGATATCGACGAGAGCCATCGCCTGCAGGAATCCGCCATCGAGCTGGTCAAGCGCCTCGCCGAGGCCAAGGCGCGCGCACTGGCCGATAGCCACCCCGCTCATCTGATCATCGGTTCCGACCAGGTCGCGGTATTGGGCGAGCGGATCATCGGCAAACCCCATACGTTCGACAAGGCCCGGGAACAGCTTTTAGCCGCAAGCGGTGCCAGCGTCACCTTCCTGACCGGCCTGGCATTGCTGAACAGCCAGACGGGCGCCTGCCAGGTCGATTGCGTGCCGTTCACCGTCCATATGCGCACACTCGACATCGCGCGCATCGAACGCTACCTGCATGCTGAGCAGCCCTACGACTGCGCTGGCAGCTTCAAGGCCGAAGGACTGGGGGTGAGTCTGTTTCAAAGCACCGAAGGCCCTGACGCCACCAGCCTGATCGGCCTGCCGCTGATTCGCCTGATCGATATGCTGCTGGCCGAAGGTGTGCAGATCCCCTGA
- the tmk gene encoding dTMP kinase, whose protein sequence is MTGLFITLEGPEGAGKSTNRDYLAERLRAAGIEVVLTREPGGTPLAERIREVLLAPVDEVMNPDTELLLVFAARAQHLAEVIRPALARGAVVLCDRFTDSTYAYQGGGRGLSLERIAALETFVQGDLRPDLTLIFDLPVEVGLARASARGRLDRFELEGRTFFDAVRSAFLKRAEADPARYVLVDAAQPLTQVQRALDTLLPRLLELARG, encoded by the coding sequence GTGACTGGCTTGTTTATTACTCTGGAAGGGCCGGAAGGCGCCGGCAAGAGCACCAATCGCGACTACCTGGCCGAGCGCCTGCGCGCCGCCGGTATCGAGGTGGTGCTGACCCGCGAGCCGGGTGGTACGCCGTTGGCCGAACGGATCCGCGAGGTGCTGCTGGCGCCCGTCGACGAAGTCATGAACCCCGACACCGAATTGCTGTTGGTGTTCGCCGCGCGAGCCCAGCATCTGGCCGAGGTGATTCGCCCGGCGCTGGCCCGCGGCGCCGTGGTCCTGTGTGATCGCTTTACCGATTCGACCTACGCCTATCAGGGTGGCGGCCGCGGCTTGTCGCTGGAGCGCATCGCCGCCCTGGAAACCTTTGTCCAGGGCGACTTGCGCCCGGACCTGACGCTGATTTTCGACCTGCCCGTTGAAGTGGGCCTAGCCCGCGCCAGTGCCCGCGGTCGCCTGGACCGCTTCGAACTCGAAGGCCGGACATTTTTCGATGCGGTGCGCAGTGCCTTTCTCAAGCGAGCCGAAGCGGACCCGGCGCGGTATGTCCTGGTCGATGCCGCCCAGCCGCTGACGCAGGTCCAGCGGGCGCTGGATACCTTGCTCCCGCGTCTGCTGGAGTTGGCCCGTGGCTGA
- a CDS encoding DNA polymerase III subunit delta', with protein sequence MAEAYPWQDSLWQQLAGRKQHAHAYLLHGPAGIGKRALAERLMASLLCQRPTAQDACGECKSCLLLKAGSHPDNYILEPEEADKAIKVDQVRELVSFVVQTAQMGGRKVVLIEPAESMNVNAANALLKSLEEPSGDTVLLLVSHQSSRLLPTIKSRCQQQACPLPSEAMSQAWLAKALPDCSPEERVELLTLAAGSPLAAVKLQARGVREQRALVVDGVKKLLKQQQSPTQLAEEWKTIPQLLLFDWFCDWSSLILRYQLTQDEEGLGLTDMRKVIQYLAQKTAQDKVLAIQDWILAQRQKVMNKANLNPALLLEALLVQWASLPGQK encoded by the coding sequence GTGGCTGAAGCCTACCCGTGGCAGGACAGCCTTTGGCAGCAGTTGGCCGGGCGCAAGCAGCATGCTCACGCCTATCTGCTGCATGGCCCGGCCGGGATCGGCAAGCGCGCGCTGGCCGAGCGCTTGATGGCCAGTTTGCTGTGCCAGCGGCCGACCGCGCAGGACGCTTGCGGCGAATGCAAATCCTGCCTGTTGCTCAAGGCCGGCAGCCACCCCGACAACTACATCCTGGAACCGGAAGAAGCCGACAAGGCGATCAAGGTCGATCAGGTTCGCGAACTGGTCAGCTTCGTGGTCCAGACCGCGCAGATGGGTGGGCGCAAGGTGGTGCTGATCGAGCCGGCCGAGTCGATGAACGTCAACGCCGCCAATGCCTTGCTCAAAAGTCTTGAAGAGCCGTCCGGTGATACCGTGTTGCTGCTGGTCAGCCACCAGTCCAGTCGATTGTTGCCGACCATCAAGAGTCGCTGCCAGCAGCAAGCGTGTCCGCTGCCCAGTGAGGCGATGAGCCAGGCGTGGCTGGCGAAGGCCCTGCCGGACTGTTCGCCAGAGGAACGCGTCGAGTTGCTGACACTCGCCGCCGGGTCGCCATTGGCCGCGGTCAAGTTGCAGGCCCGGGGCGTACGCGAACAGCGGGCGCTGGTGGTCGACGGGGTGAAAAAACTGCTCAAGCAGCAGCAGTCGCCGACCCAACTGGCCGAAGAATGGAAAACCATACCGCAGTTGCTGTTGTTCGACTGGTTCTGCGACTGGTCGAGCCTGATCCTGCGCTATCAGTTGACCCAGGATGAAGAAGGCCTCGGCCTGACGGACATGCGCAAGGTCATTCAATACCTGGCGCAGAAAACCGCGCAGGACAAAGTGCTCGCCATTCAGGACTGGATTCTCGCCCAGCGGCAGAAAGTGATGAACAAAGCCAACCTGAATCCGGCGCTGTTGCTGGAGGCGCTGTTGGTGCAATGGGCGTCCTTGCCTGGCCAGAAGTGA
- a CDS encoding YceD family protein: MLNDPIPPHVDPRKLADRGTTLQGELLLADLERLCDPLSDTVGTVQAKFVFERDERKSVVIHSFIDTEVKMVCQRCLELVTLPIHSECSYVVVKEGANTQSLPKGYDVLELGEDPLDLQSLIEEELLLALPIVPAHHPEECQQPAGLDEPEPSEDEVTRSNPFSVLAQLKRDPNV, encoded by the coding sequence ATGTTGAATGACCCGATTCCACCTCACGTTGACCCGCGCAAATTGGCTGACCGTGGCACCACCCTTCAAGGTGAACTGCTGCTGGCCGATTTGGAGAGACTCTGCGACCCGCTTTCCGACACTGTCGGTACGGTGCAGGCTAAATTCGTTTTTGAGCGAGATGAACGTAAGTCTGTGGTCATCCACAGCTTTATCGACACCGAAGTCAAAATGGTTTGCCAGCGTTGTCTTGAGCTGGTCACCCTGCCGATCCACAGCGAATGCAGTTATGTTGTGGTGAAAGAGGGTGCGAATACCCAGTCGTTGCCGAAAGGTTATGACGTGCTGGAACTGGGCGAAGATCCATTGGATCTGCAGTCACTGATCGAGGAGGAGCTTCTGCTCGCCTTGCCCATTGTGCCTGCTCATCATCCGGAAGAATGCCAGCAGCCGGCGGGTCTCGATGAGCCCGAACCGAGCGAGGACGAGGTAACGCGGTCCAACCCGTTCAGTGTATTGGCGCAGTTAAAGCGTGACCCAAACGTTTAG
- a CDS encoding PilZ domain-containing protein, protein MNEAVNPGPRNGILSLTIKDKSVLYAAYMPFIKNGGLFIPTNKSYKLGDEVFMLLNLMDEPEKIPVAGTVTWITPKGAQGNRAAGVGVQFNEGDDTARSRIETHLAGALKSDRPTHTM, encoded by the coding sequence ATGAATGAAGCCGTCAATCCGGGGCCACGCAACGGCATTTTGTCCCTGACGATCAAGGACAAGTCCGTGTTGTATGCGGCGTACATGCCGTTCATCAAGAACGGCGGCCTGTTTATCCCGACCAACAAAAGCTACAAGTTGGGCGATGAGGTTTTCATGCTGCTGAACCTGATGGACGAGCCGGAAAAAATCCCGGTCGCCGGCACGGTCACCTGGATCACCCCTAAAGGCGCCCAGGGCAACCGGGCCGCGGGGGTCGGCGTACAATTCAATGAAGGCGACGATACCGCGCGCAGTCGCATCGAAACCCATCTGGCCGGAGCCCTGAAGTCCGACCGTCCTACCCATACGATGTAA
- the fabF gene encoding beta-ketoacyl-ACP synthase II, producing the protein MSRRRVVVTGMGMLSPLGTDVPSSWQGILAGRSGIGLIEHTDLSAYSTRFGGSVKGFNVEEYLSVKEARKLDLFIQYGLAAGFQAVRNAGLEVTDANRERIGVAMGSGIGGLTNIEETSRTLHESGPRRISPFFVPGSIINMISGFLSIHLGAQGPNYAIATACTTGTHCIGMAARNIMYDEADVMIAGGAEMAACGLGMGGFGASRALSTRNDEPTRASRPWDKGRDGFVLSDGAGALVLEELEHAKARGATIYAELIGFGTSGDAYHMTSPPADGAGAARCITNALRDARINGDQVQYINAHGTSTSAGDLAEACAIKSVFGDHAYKLAVSSTKSMTGHLLGAAGAVEAIFSVLAINSQVAPPTINLDEPDEGCDLDFVPHTARNMEIDVVLSNSFGFGGTNGSLVFRRFAD; encoded by the coding sequence GTGTCGCGTAGACGCGTCGTAGTCACCGGTATGGGTATGTTGTCGCCACTGGGCACGGATGTGCCGAGCAGTTGGCAGGGCATTCTGGCTGGCCGCAGTGGCATTGGTCTGATCGAACACACCGACCTTTCTGCCTATTCCACCCGTTTTGGCGGCTCGGTAAAGGGCTTCAATGTCGAGGAATACCTGTCGGTCAAGGAAGCTCGCAAGCTTGACCTGTTCATTCAGTACGGTCTGGCCGCAGGTTTTCAGGCTGTTCGCAACGCCGGTCTGGAAGTCACCGACGCCAACCGCGAGCGTATCGGCGTGGCCATGGGCTCGGGTATTGGCGGTCTGACCAATATCGAAGAAACCAGCCGCACCCTGCATGAATCCGGCCCGCGACGGATTTCTCCGTTTTTCGTGCCTGGCTCGATCATCAATATGATTTCCGGGTTCCTGTCGATCCACCTGGGTGCACAGGGGCCCAACTACGCCATCGCCACGGCGTGTACCACCGGTACACACTGCATCGGCATGGCGGCACGCAACATCATGTACGACGAAGCCGACGTGATGATTGCCGGCGGCGCCGAGATGGCGGCCTGCGGTCTGGGCATGGGCGGCTTCGGTGCCTCCCGTGCACTGTCGACCCGCAACGACGAGCCGACCCGCGCCAGCCGTCCATGGGACAAGGGCCGTGATGGCTTTGTGTTGTCCGATGGCGCCGGTGCGCTGGTGCTCGAAGAGCTGGAGCACGCCAAGGCCCGCGGCGCGACGATCTACGCCGAGCTGATCGGCTTTGGCACCAGTGGCGATGCCTACCACATGACTTCGCCTCCGGCCGATGGCGCGGGTGCTGCACGTTGCATCACCAATGCGCTGCGCGATGCCAGGATCAATGGCGATCAGGTCCAGTACATCAACGCCCATGGCACCTCGACGTCGGCGGGCGACCTTGCCGAAGCCTGTGCAATCAAGTCGGTGTTCGGTGATCACGCCTACAAGCTGGCGGTCAGTTCGACCAAGTCCATGACCGGTCACCTGCTGGGTGCGGCGGGCGCGGTTGAAGCGATCTTCAGCGTGCTGGCGATCAACAGCCAGGTAGCGCCGCCGACCATCAACCTCGATGAGCCGGACGAAGGCTGCGATCTCGATTTCGTGCCACACACCGCACGCAATATGGAGATCGATGTAGTGCTGTCCAACTCCTTCGGGTTTGGCGGCACCAACGGCTCGCTGGTGTTCCGCCGGTTTGCCGACTGA
- the pabC gene encoding aminodeoxychorismate lyase, translated as MDSWVDGQPADALSLKDRGLAYGDGLFETIAVHHGAPVLLDRHLVRLVKGCQRLAINLDHSALRTELSSYAQALGEGVLKLIVTRGDGLRGYAPDPSAPARRILQGSPPAAYPVANAEQGVRLFPCSTRLSRQPLLAGLKHLNRLEQVIARSEWQDSEHAEGLMLDQGGRVIEGVFSNLFLVRDGVLITADLKRCGVAGVMRAELLFQAESLGIPTQITDITLDQLQWADEVFVCNSVYGIWPVCAYAALSWPVGPLTRKLQTIARLLLDA; from the coding sequence ATGGACAGCTGGGTCGACGGTCAGCCGGCTGACGCACTGTCGCTGAAGGATCGCGGCCTGGCTTACGGCGATGGTCTGTTCGAGACCATTGCCGTGCACCATGGCGCTCCGGTACTGCTGGACCGGCACCTGGTGCGATTGGTCAAGGGTTGCCAGCGCCTGGCGATCAACCTCGACCACAGTGCGCTGCGCACCGAGTTATCGAGCTATGCCCAAGCGCTGGGTGAAGGCGTGCTCAAGCTGATCGTCACACGTGGCGATGGCCTGCGCGGTTATGCACCGGATCCTTCGGCGCCGGCACGGCGCATTCTGCAAGGCAGTCCTCCCGCCGCGTATCCCGTGGCGAATGCGGAGCAGGGCGTGCGTCTGTTCCCCTGCTCGACACGCCTGTCCAGGCAGCCCCTGCTCGCCGGGCTCAAGCATCTCAATCGCCTGGAACAAGTCATTGCCCGCTCCGAATGGCAAGACTCCGAGCACGCGGAAGGTCTGATGCTCGATCAAGGCGGTCGCGTGATCGAAGGTGTGTTCAGCAACCTGTTCCTGGTGCGCGACGGGGTATTGATCACCGCTGATCTCAAGCGCTGTGGCGTGGCCGGCGTGATGCGGGCGGAATTATTGTTTCAAGCCGAGTCATTGGGCATCCCCACGCAAATCACCGACATCACCCTCGATCAGCTGCAATGGGCCGATGAAGTCTTTGTCTGCAACAGTGTGTATGGTATTTGGCCGGTGTGCGCCTACGCAGCACTGAGCTGGCCGGTTGGCCCGCTCACCCGTAAACTCCAAACCATTGCCCGCCTGCTACTGGATGCTTGA
- the mltG gene encoding endolytic transglycosylase MltG yields MRRKLLLLLETGLVLAGLCLGASAWKIHSALQQPLNITQEELLEVPKGTTPTRTLYRLEADGVIKDAFWLRVYWRFNLARQPLHKGEYRMQPGMTVEGLIDLWKRGEIVQYSLTLVEGWNFHQVRAALAKEEKLEQTLEGLSDSQVMEKLGHDGIFPEGRFFPDTYRYVRGMTDAELLKKAYDRLDEVLAKEWGQRSADVPYTEPYQALIMASLVEKETGVPQERGQIAGVFVRRMEMGMLLQTDPTVIYGLGDRYNGKLTRAHLREPTPYNTYMISGLPPTPIAMVGREAIHAALNPVAGNSLYFVARGDGSHVFSDDLDAHNNAVREFQIKRRADYRSSPARASAPEALDEQMPIPAASPDMAPEALEPVSPQAPAQVTSPESPAPVDEPPQEPSSAPTQQPAEEPAAAPDASAPHSPQ; encoded by the coding sequence GTGAGACGTAAATTGTTGCTGCTGCTGGAAACCGGATTGGTTCTGGCGGGGCTGTGCCTGGGTGCTTCTGCCTGGAAAATCCATTCGGCGCTGCAACAACCGCTGAATATCACCCAGGAAGAACTGCTGGAGGTGCCCAAGGGCACCACGCCGACCCGCACCCTCTATCGGCTCGAAGCCGATGGCGTGATCAAGGATGCTTTCTGGCTGCGCGTTTACTGGCGCTTCAATCTCGCCCGGCAACCCTTGCACAAGGGCGAATACCGCATGCAGCCCGGCATGACAGTCGAAGGGCTGATCGACCTGTGGAAGCGCGGGGAAATCGTTCAGTACAGCCTGACCCTGGTCGAAGGCTGGAATTTCCACCAGGTCCGCGCGGCCTTGGCCAAAGAAGAAAAACTCGAACAGACCCTCGAGGGTCTGAGCGATAGCCAGGTCATGGAGAAACTGGGGCACGACGGGATTTTTCCGGAAGGCCGATTCTTCCCCGACACCTACCGCTACGTGCGTGGCATGACCGACGCCGAGCTGCTGAAGAAAGCTTACGACCGCCTCGACGAAGTCCTCGCCAAGGAATGGGGGCAGCGCTCAGCCGACGTGCCGTACACCGAACCCTACCAGGCGCTGATCATGGCTTCGCTGGTGGAAAAGGAAACCGGCGTGCCCCAGGAGCGCGGGCAGATCGCCGGCGTGTTTGTGCGGCGCATGGAAATGGGCATGCTGTTGCAGACCGATCCGACCGTGATCTACGGCCTCGGTGATCGTTACAACGGCAAATTGACCCGTGCCCACCTCAGGGAACCGACCCCTTACAACACCTATATGATTTCCGGCCTGCCGCCGACCCCGATCGCGATGGTCGGCCGCGAAGCGATCCATGCGGCGCTCAACCCGGTGGCGGGCAATAGCCTCTATTTCGTGGCCCGGGGTGACGGCAGTCACGTGTTCTCCGATGATCTGGACGCCCATAACAACGCGGTGCGCGAGTTCCAGATCAAGCGCCGCGCCGACTACCGCTCCAGCCCGGCACGTGCGAGCGCGCCGGAAGCGCTGGACGAGCAGATGCCGATTCCGGCCGCTTCGCCCGACATGGCCCCTGAGGCGTTGGAGCCAGTGTCGCCGCAAGCGCCTGCTCAGGTGACATCACCCGAATCACCTGCGCCTGTCGATGAACCGCCACAGGAGCCGTCATCAGCGCCGACGCAACAACCCGCTGAAGAACCCGCTGCCGCGCCCGATGCGAGCGCGCCGCACAGCCCGCAATGA
- a CDS encoding TatD family hydrolase translates to MLVDSHCHLDRLDLAAHDGSLDAALDAARQRGVGHFLCIGVSVENAADVKALAERYADVDCSVGVHPLDVQPGAAPALEWLLQELNHPRVVAIGETGLDYHYEPEAAELQQQSFRLHLQAAQQTGKPVIIHTRGARADTLSLLREAALPQAGVLHCFTEDWDMAKAALDMGYYISLSGIVTFRNADALRDVASKVPADRLLVETDSPYLAPIPYRGKPNLPQYVREVAEFLAMLRGEPYERFAEQTTQNFKRLFPLAHVKPV, encoded by the coding sequence ATGCTCGTAGATTCTCATTGTCACCTTGATCGCCTCGACCTTGCCGCGCACGACGGTTCTCTGGATGCTGCGCTCGATGCCGCCCGTCAGCGCGGGGTCGGTCACTTTTTGTGTATCGGCGTCAGCGTCGAAAACGCTGCCGACGTCAAAGCCCTGGCCGAACGCTACGCCGACGTCGACTGCTCGGTGGGTGTGCATCCGCTGGATGTGCAACCCGGTGCGGCGCCAGCGCTGGAGTGGTTGCTGCAGGAACTGAATCACCCGCGCGTGGTGGCGATCGGTGAAACCGGCCTGGACTATCACTACGAACCGGAAGCGGCCGAGTTGCAGCAGCAATCGTTTCGTCTGCACTTGCAGGCGGCGCAGCAGACGGGCAAGCCGGTGATCATTCACACCCGTGGCGCCCGTGCCGACACCTTGAGTCTGTTGCGTGAAGCGGCGCTGCCTCAGGCGGGCGTCCTGCATTGCTTCACTGAAGACTGGGACATGGCGAAAGCGGCGCTGGACATGGGTTATTACATTTCCCTGTCCGGGATTGTCACGTTCCGCAATGCCGATGCGTTGCGCGACGTGGCCAGCAAAGTGCCCGCTGACCGCTTGCTGGTGGAAACCGATTCGCCATATCTGGCGCCGATCCCTTATCGCGGCAAGCCGAACCTGCCGCAGTATGTGCGGGAAGTGGCAGAGTTTCTGGCGATGTTGCGCGGTGAGCCCTATGAGCGGTTTGCCGAGCAGACCACGCAGAACTTCAAGCGCTTATTCCCGTTGGCGCATGTGAAACCGGTTTAG
- the plsX gene encoding phosphate acyltransferase PlsX has protein sequence MSAQVIAIDAMGGDFGPRSIVQASLACLNATPSLHLTLVGQPSLLEELIASQSAVDRARLSIAPASEVITMDEKPAQALRGKPDSSMRVALELLRDGKVQACVSAGNTGALMALSRFVLKTLPGIDRPAMVAAIPTQKGYCQLLDLGANVDCSAEHLLQFAVMGSVAAETLGIVRPRVALLNIGTEDIKGNQQVKLAATLLQRARGINYIGFVEGDGLYRGEADVVVCDGFVGNILLKSSEGLATMIAGRIEALFRKNFASKIIGAMALPLMKRLQADLAPARHNGASFLGLQGIVVKSHGSAGVQGFQSAIARALIEIQENLPERIHGRLEDLLL, from the coding sequence TTGTCTGCTCAAGTCATCGCGATTGACGCAATGGGCGGGGACTTCGGTCCCCGCAGCATTGTTCAGGCCAGCCTTGCTTGTCTGAATGCCACGCCCTCGTTGCACCTGACCCTTGTCGGTCAACCCTCACTCCTTGAAGAATTGATCGCCAGCCAGTCGGCTGTGGATCGCGCGCGCCTGTCGATTGCACCCGCGAGCGAAGTCATCACCATGGACGAAAAGCCGGCCCAGGCCTTGCGCGGCAAGCCCGATTCGTCGATGCGCGTGGCGCTGGAGCTGTTGCGCGACGGCAAGGTCCAGGCCTGCGTCAGTGCCGGCAACACCGGCGCGCTGATGGCGTTGTCGCGATTTGTCCTCAAGACGCTGCCGGGTATCGACCGGCCGGCCATGGTCGCGGCGATTCCGACGCAGAAGGGTTACTGCCAATTGCTCGATCTCGGCGCCAACGTCGATTGCAGCGCCGAGCATCTGTTGCAGTTTGCGGTGATGGGGTCGGTCGCGGCAGAAACCCTGGGTATCGTTCGTCCTCGGGTGGCGCTGCTGAACATCGGCACCGAAGACATCAAGGGCAATCAGCAGGTCAAGCTGGCGGCGACCTTGTTGCAGAGGGCCCGTGGCATCAACTACATCGGTTTCGTCGAAGGTGACGGTCTGTACCGCGGCGAGGCGGATGTGGTGGTGTGTGACGGTTTTGTCGGCAATATCCTGCTCAAGTCCAGCGAAGGCCTGGCGACCATGATTGCCGGGCGCATCGAAGCCCTGTTCAGAAAAAACTTTGCATCAAAAATAATCGGCGCAATGGCGCTGCCGCTGATGAAGCGGCTGCAAGCCGACCTGGCGCCTGCGCGGCATAATGGCGCAAGCTTCCTCGGGCTGCAGGGGATCGTCGTGAAAAGCCACGGCTCGGCCGGGGTTCAGGGCTTTCAGAGTGCCATTGCCCGGGCGTTGATCGAGATCCAGGAAAACCTGCCGGAACGGATCCACGGTCGTCTGGAGGATTTGTTGCTTTAG
- the fabD gene encoding ACP S-malonyltransferase produces MSASLAFVFPGQGSQSLGMLAELGAQHPLVLDTFKEASDALGYDLWALTQQGPEEQLNQTDKTQPAILTASIALWRLWLAEGGAQPAYVAGHSLGEYSALVAAGSLSLGDAVKLVERRGQLMQEAVPAGQGGMAAILGLEDADVLAACAEAAQGEVVSAVNFNSPGQVVIAGAKAAVERAIEGCKARGAKRAMPLPVSVPSHCELMRPAAERFAESIAAIDWQVPQIPVVQNVSANVPADLDTLKRDLLEQLYKPVRWVESVQALAARGATQLVECGPGKVLAGLNKRCAEGVSTSNLNTPDAFAAARAALA; encoded by the coding sequence ATGTCTGCTTCCCTCGCATTCGTCTTTCCGGGACAGGGTTCGCAGTCCCTCGGCATGCTGGCCGAGTTGGGCGCGCAACATCCGCTTGTCCTCGACACTTTCAAAGAAGCTTCCGATGCTCTGGGTTACGACCTGTGGGCACTGACCCAGCAGGGGCCGGAAGAACAACTCAATCAAACGGATAAAACCCAGCCGGCCATTCTGACCGCCTCGATCGCCTTGTGGCGTCTGTGGCTGGCAGAAGGCGGCGCACAGCCGGCTTATGTCGCCGGCCACAGCCTGGGCGAATACAGCGCCCTGGTGGCGGCAGGCAGCCTGAGCCTTGGCGATGCGGTGAAGCTCGTCGAGCGCCGCGGCCAACTGATGCAGGAAGCCGTTCCAGCGGGGCAGGGCGGCATGGCCGCGATCCTCGGCCTGGAAGACGCCGACGTGCTGGCGGCCTGTGCCGAAGCGGCGCAAGGCGAAGTGGTCAGCGCCGTCAACTTCAATTCCCCGGGCCAGGTGGTCATCGCCGGTGCCAAGGCGGCGGTCGAGCGCGCCATCGAAGGCTGCAAGGCCCGTGGCGCCAAGCGCGCCATGCCATTGCCGGTCAGCGTGCCGTCGCACTGCGAGCTGATGCGTCCGGCCGCCGAGCGTTTCGCCGAATCGATCGCGGCGATCGACTGGCAGGTCCCACAGATTCCAGTGGTACAAAACGTCAGCGCCAACGTGCCGGCGGATCTGGATACCCTCAAGCGCGATCTGCTTGAGCAGCTCTACAAGCCCGTACGCTGGGTCGAATCGGTCCAGGCGCTGGCTGCCAGGGGCGCGACCCAACTGGTCGAATGCGGTCCCGGCAAAGTGCTGGCCGGCCTGAACAAGCGCTGCGCCGAAGGCGTGTCGACATCCAACCTCAATACCCCAGATGCTTTCGCTGCCGCCCGTGCAGCGTTGGCCTGA